A genomic window from Ciona intestinalis chromosome 8, KH, whole genome shotgun sequence includes:
- the LOC104265915 gene encoding AP-4 complex subunit epsilon-1-like, with translation MSDVMSKSLGFAMEYIKGKAQSIDHPYTIHDFLSTVSKISNSKDEILVLSKFLQQMKDHFNICPLIRQRQSLVTLTYCCQMPGIKSVVKLLHDVAAVVITFVERAKSVKDKRLGYLALTTLADICDNEIVYLAVNTVVKDVASKSPAVITIALNCMVHIVSIDIIPVLLPIAEKRLSHSDGNVRAKSVMALHRMYLVGPEFVHSPQRHLKQALSDKDPEVMATVLPYVYDVLKTNPELRSSFAPKLVHILKQVVKNRLPMYMSRQGVPAPWVQINIMKSLFFCVDNLKENDSLANILIEILNRGQSLNNTASYSVVAECTHLISRLYDAKHEAFQTVLGCMGCFLHSKHPNLLLVGLQLLSELTTVDSTCCVQYQDIIINSLSHPDMTVKKQTLNLIRVLTNPTNYKSICSHMIEQLKETSSDKYFTSNFSMQIASTAEKFSTEEAWLLATLHSVLTSGGENVCPEACNKLQVCLGKASKSCIENEVNLCLKLLETSLSSVHLKLVVWVLGEYADYMVCENSSENVALICQCCLITFQNNKSLTTDQRDVVIFGILNCIVKMSAKVGNFDHEVKDMLTKLLKHTQSIMVHQKLKEFEVPLEKPNILKKIFTEEFQFDKNLSFLEDFISSSSIAPEEQSESIGDSLQPILKYEAYGHLQHGMVKTPEALLASVLPDTAQPKVTGFLSKKAPDKREAPRKWGQSGYLGVKEDPRPENSLSNALFGKSTSQTLNEALLNLSAVGNKNNDNDICDIMNDMMMTSQTTTDSGAAFDDK, from the exons ATGTCGGATGTAATGAGCAAGTCCTTGGGATTTGCAATGGAATATATCAAAGGAAAAGCACAATCAATTGACCACCCTTACACCATACATGATTTTTTGTCCACTGTTTCTAAAATTTCAAACTCAAAAGACGAAATTTTGGTGCTGTCAAAATTCCTGCAACAGATGAAGGatcattttaatatatgtcCATTGATAAGGCAAAGACAAAGCTTAGTAACATTAACCTACTGTTGCCAAATGCCGGGAATAAAATCGGTGGTCAAACTTTTACACGATGTTGCTGCTGTAGTGATCACATTTGTTGAACGGGCAAAGTCAGTAAAGGATAAGCGGCTCGGTTATTTAGCTTTAACCACTTTAGCGGATATTTGCGACAATGAAATTGTATATCTAGCTGTTAACACTGTGGTAAAAGATGTTGCTTCAAAAAGTCCTGCTGTTATTACAATTGCTTTGAACTGCATGGTGCACATTGTGAGCATCGATATAATACCTGTGTTACTACCGATCGCTGAGAAGAGGTTATCACATTCTGATGGTAATGTACGCGCCAAAAGTGTCATGGCGCTCCACAGAATGTACTTGGTGGGACCAGAGTTTGTACACAGCCCACAGCGCCATTTGAAGCAGGCATTGTCTGATAAAGATCCTGAAGTTATGGCCACTGTACTACCATATGTGTACGATgttttaaag aCAAATCCTGAATTGAGATCTTCATTTGCACCGAAACTAGTCCACATTCTGaaacaagttgttaaaaatcgCCTTCCAATGTACATGTCAAGACAAGGTGTTCCAGCTCCATGGGTTCAGATCAACATAATGAAGAGCCTGTTCTTTTGTGTGGATAATTTGAAAGAAAATGATTCTCTTGCAAATATActaatagaaatattaaatcgTGGCCAG AGCCTAAACAACACAGCATCCTACTCTGTAGTCGCTGAATGCACACATTTGATTTCAAGACTTTATGATGCTAAGCATGAAGCATTTCAAACTGTGCTTGGTTGTATGGGCTGCTTTCTACATTCCAAACATCCAAACTTACTTTTAGTGG GTTTGCAGCTTTTAAGTGAGTTGACCACAGTTGATTCAACGTGTTGTGTCCAGTATCAAGATATTATAATTAATTCATTGAGTCATCCAGACATGacagtaaaaaaacag ACTTTGAACCTgattcgtgttttaacaaatccAACCAACTACAAATCAATATGCAGTCACATGATTGAGCAGTTGAAAGAGACATCTAGtgacaaatattttacctCAAACTTCAGTATGCAGATTGCAAGCACTGCAGAAAA GTTTTCAACCGAGGAAGCTTGGCTACTCGCAACTTTGCACTCTGTTCTGACCTCAGGTGGTGAGAATGTGTGTCCAGAAGCGTGTAATAAACTACAAGTGTGTTTAGGCAAag CGAGCAAGAGTTGCATTGAAAATGAAGTAAATCTTTGCCTGAAACTTCTAGAAACTTCTTTGTCATCGGTTCACCTTAAACTGGTGGTGTGG gttctAGGAGAATATGCTGACTACATGGTGTGTGAAAATTCAAGTGAAAATGTTGCTTTGATTTGTCAGTGCTGTTTAATAACTTTTCAAAATAACAAG agTTTAACTACGGATCAACGTGATGTTGTTATTTTTGGCATTTTAAATTGCATAGTGAAAATGTCAGCTAAAGTTGGAAATTTTGACCATGAAGTAAAAGACATGTTGACAAAACTTCTAAAGCATACACAATCTATTATGGTGCACCAG AAACTAAAGGAATTTGAAGTACCTTTAGaaaaaccaaacattttaaagaaaatttttacTGAAGAATTTCAA tttgataaaaatttaagttttctgGAAGATTTCATTTCCTCCTCCTCTATTGCTCCTGAGGAGCAGAGTGAGAGCATTGGTGATTCCCTACAGCCGATACTCAAATATGAGGCTTACGGACACCTACAGCATGGTATGGTAAAAACACCAGAGGCCTTGCTAGCATCTGTTTTACCAGACACTGCTCAACCTAAAGTTACAGGGTTTTTGAGTAAAAAGGCCCCAGACAAAAGAGAAGCTCCACGAAAATGGGGCCAAAGCGGGTATTTAGGGGTGAAAGAGGACCCAAGGCCTGAAAATTCACTTTCAAATGCTTTGTTTGGAAAATCAACATCCCAGACTTTGAACGAAGCTTTATTGAATCTATCGGCTGTcggaaacaaaaacaatgacaATGATATCTGTGACATCATGAATGAcatgatgatgacgtcacaaacgaccACCGACAGCGGCGCAGCATTTGACGACAAATAA
- the zf(c2h2)-21 gene encoding zinc finger protein (The RefSeq protein has 1 frameshift compared to this genomic sequence), whose translation MATVSSNEKNKKKTRSTKSYICKYCDKSLHGPGSLAYHLRTHTGEKPFKCETCGKEFASKANLKRHGLIHLGVKSHKCDECGKSFLDNQSLVAHQKFHTGKRDYQCPVCGMWLFTFSGLKTHKRMHTGEKPFKCKICDKAFGQNHNAKHHYQGHFKTHPSKCDICLTVNINLKRDLEKSLEKFINEIPSAESSNAKSHQKIDTETVLHVKEHITQYIAFTPYTCNICDARYSQKKNLRFHKMSHTGEKPFKCKVCGIKCRRPSALKTHMRVHSDERPYKCQICGRGFKDSGTAASHQTTHSKECRFKCLLCDKPFRCKSSLKNHEKVHYQ comes from the exons ATGGCGACAGTTAGTTCAaacgagaaaaataaaaagaaaacgaGATC TACCAAATCTTACATTTGCAAATATTGTGATAAAAGTTTACATGGGCCGGGTTCACTTGCGTATCATTTAAGAACACATACGGGTGAAAAGCCTTTTAAGTGTGAAACTTGTGGCAAGGAATTTGCAAGTAAAGCAAATCTGAAAAGACATGGATTAATCCATCTTGGAGTGAAATCACATAAATGTGATGAATGTGGAAAGTCGTTTTTGGACAATCAAAGTTTGGTCGCGCACCAAAAATTTCATACTGGTAAACGAGACTATCAGTGCCCTGTGTGTGGTATGTGGTTATTTACCTTTTCtggtttaaaaacacacaaaagaATGCACACTGGTGAAAAGCCATTTAAATGCAAGATATGTGACAAAGCATTTGGACAAAATCATAATGCGAAGCATCATTATCAAGGTCACTTTAAAACTCATCCTTCGAAATGTGATATATGTCTTACTGTTAATATAAACCTAAAACGTGACTTGGAAAAATCGCttgaaaagtttataaatgAAATTCCTTCAGCGGAGTCGAGTAATGCAAAATCGCACCAAAAGATTGATACTGAGACAGTGCTGCATGTTAAAGAACACATCACACAGTACATTGCATTTACTCCTTACACATGCAATATATGTGATGCAAGGtacagccagaaaaaaaatctgcGATTCCATAAAATGAGTCATACCGGAGAGAAAccatttaaatgtaaagtatGTGGTATAAAATGCCGCCGGCCATCAGCTTTGAAAACACATATGCGGGTCCACAGTGACGAGAGGCCTTACAAGTGTCAAATTTGTGGGAGAGGTTTTAAAGATAGTGGTACTGCTGCATCACACCAAACTACACATTCTAAAGAATGTCGTTTTAAATGCTTGCTGTGTGATAAGCCCTTTAGGTGTAAAAGTAGTTTAAAGAATCATGAAAAAGTGCACTACCAGTAG
- the xbpd gene encoding transcription factor protein (The RefSeq protein has 5 substitutions compared to this genomic sequence): MLVSQFREANYESFQSGGRRVSGQRSPPKMSVSSYSTSSSPSSASPSVDIGQAFNMENCDNIMLNIEDGNSFSGFESLQNNLDSVEVQSPPPLAQDGAFNGIDHTSNCVVKNSQPAFNQYSMIDPVGGYDHASYSSGSPVSSNEVDFSRNSSTDVFVNDKPSTSAQQQSTTPRKSFEHVTDKELRKKLKNRESAQAARDRKKAKMLSLERQISELLERNRIVETENQELRSRIQRIESESLWRMGKQEAVPEASPSYSGSIAYHRMHDQAVYPTHCEYNGYPQHTPQPCLPQHHASTASTEKHSLPSYSAYTEDGSSNTDYTQPSYVQNLWRNDSVVPSNNQVYPNGPFTSQQISKNEIMEDAILG; the protein is encoded by the coding sequence ATGCTGGTTTCACAGTTTCGTGAAGCAAATTATGAAAGCTTTCAGTCAGGAGGCAGAAGGGTATCTGGACAAAGATCGCCACCCAAAATGAGCGTATCATCTTATTCCACGTCTTCTTCCCCGTCCAGTGCTTCCCCATCCGTTGACATTGGGCAAGCCTTCAACATGGAAAACTGCGATAATATTATGCTAAATATAGAAGATGGAAACTCATTCTCTGGTTTTGAGTCGTTGCAGAATAACTTAGATTCAGTCGAAGTACAGTCGCCGCCACCTCTTGCACAAGACGGTGCTTTCAATGGCATTGACCATACTACAAACTGTGTTGTAAAAAACTCGCAACCCGTTTTTAATCAATACTCTATGATAGACCCAGTAGGGGGGTATGATCATGCTTCGTACAGTTCGGGTTCCCCCGTTTCTTCAAACGAAGTCGACTTCTCAAGAAACAGCAGCACTGATGTATTTGTAAATGACAAGCCAAGTACCTCAGCCCAACAGCAATCCACTACTCCAAGAAAGAGCTTCGAACACGTCACTGACAAAGAGCTGAGAAAGAAACTGAAAAACAGAGAATCAGCCCAGGCAGCCCGAGATCGAAAGAAAGCAAAGATGCTGAGCCTGGAAAGACAAATTTCCGAGCTACTTGAACGCAACCGCATCGTAGAGACCGAAAATCAGGAGTTAAGGAGCAGAATTCAAAGGATGGAATCGGAATCTTTGTGGAGAATGGGAAAGCAAGAAGCTGTCCCGGAAGCCTCTCCTTCTTATTCTGGATCGATCGCTTACCACAGAATGCATGACCAGTCGGTTTATCCAACTCATTGTGAATATAACGGTTACCCACAACATACACCTCAGCCTTGCCTACCACAGCACCACGCCTCAACCGCATCCACCGAGAAGCATAGCTTACCTTCCTATTCAGCTTATACAGAAGACGGAAGCTCAAATACAGACTACACACAACCTTCCTACGTACAAAACTTATGGCGAAATGATAGCGTTGTCCCCAGCAATAACCAAGTATATTCGAACGGTCCATTTACTTCTCAGCAGATAtcgaaaaatgaaataatggaAGATGCTATACTAGGATGA
- the xbpd gene encoding transcription factor protein isoform X1, translated as MLVSQFREANYESFQSGGRRVSGQRSPPKMSVSSYSTSSSPSSASPSVDIGQAFNMENCDNIMLNIEDGNSFSGFESLQNNLDSVEVQSPPPLAQDGAFNGIDHTTNCVVKNSQPVFNQYSMIDPVGGYDHASYSSGSPVSSNEVDFSRNSSTDVFVNDKPSTSAQQQSTTPRKSFEHVTDKELRKKLKNRESAQAARDRKKAKMLSLERQISELLERNRIVETENQELRSRIQRMESESLWRMGKQEAVPEASPSYSGSIAYHRMHDQSVYPTHCEYNGYPQHTPQPCLPQHHASTASTEKHSLPSYSAYTEDGSSNTDYTQPSYVQNLWRNDSVVPSNNQVYSNGPFTSQQISKNEIMEDAILG; from the coding sequence ATGCTGGTTTCACAGTTTCGTGAAGCAAATTATGAAAGCTTTCAGTCAGGAGGCAGAAGGGTATCTGGACAAAGATCGCCACCCAAAATGAGCGTATCATCTTATTCCACGTCTTCTTCCCCGTCCAGTGCTTCCCCATCCGTTGACATTGGGCAAGCCTTCAACATGGAAAACTGCGATAATATTATGCTAAATATAGAAGATGGAAACTCATTCTCTGGTTTTGAGTCGTTGCAGAATAACTTAGATTCAGTCGAAGTACAGTCGCCGCCACCTCTTGCACAAGACGGTGCTTTCAATGGCATTGACCATACTACAAACTGTGTTGTAAAAAACTCGCAACCCGTTTTTAATCAATACTCTATGATAGACCCAGTAGGGGGGTATGATCATGCTTCGTACAGTTCGGGTTCCCCCGTTTCTTCAAACGAAGTCGACTTCTCAAGAAACAGCAGCACTGATGTATTTGTAAATGACAAGCCAAGTACCTCAGCCCAACAGCAATCCACTACTCCAAGAAAGAGCTTCGAACACGTCACTGACAAAGAGCTGAGAAAGAAACTGAAAAACAGAGAATCAGCCCAGGCAGCCCGAGATCGAAAGAAAGCAAAGATGCTGAGCCTGGAAAGACAAATTTCCGAGCTACTTGAACGCAACCGCATCGTAGAGACCGAAAATCAGGAGTTAAGGAGCAGAATTCAAAGGATGGAATCGGAATCTTTGTGGAGAATGGGAAAGCAAGAAGCTGTCCCGGAAGCCTCTCCTTCTTATTCTGGATCGATCGCTTACCACAGAATGCATGACCAGTCGGTTTATCCAACTCATTGTGAATATAACGGTTACCCACAACATACACCTCAGCCTTGCCTACCACAGCACCACGCCTCAACCGCATCCACCGAGAAGCATAGCTTACCTTCCTATTCAGCTTATACAGAAGACGGAAGCTCAAATACAGACTACACACAACCTTCCTACGTACAAAACTTATGGCGAAATGATAGCGTTGTCCCCAGCAATAACCAAGTATATTCGAACGGTCCATTTACTTCTCAGCAGATAtcgaaaaatgaaataatggaAGATGCTATACTAGGATGA
- the LOC101243230 gene encoding integrator complex subunit 14, which translates to MPVIVAVDASLSMWRNVFEGEEKKTTRFNIAEECTNQILDHVTSKFKLESMALLSCSSSVTVLSDFTRDLSMLKNGLKALKIGDKADFSSFVNYLNHFVVKTWGRMQSCTVIVITDGGIVSVESLDALKNAQTKNSLFEFPCNLHFLCIETLQNLKLSGSYYLLHEILKINEDLGSVVPLLETKTPEMGLPGMVATSIDKFLNNTLKTFETTLSCGNLSSRISIFPSPKAQKSINSSLEAEIFTVKDKISIVGFLNISDIRNPPVLSRHLLLPITPTEVEDISTHPSFSVVLHGSLKMESKVALVKLATEWFGIIYSWADSKTKSNLVLSILPVGLNCIPWLGNFNQLAPASMWPESLSSKKPSIPSFPVQSKRFMKRSYSQPTVAWTRATGLQTDVQKILRSAKKLPEKSHVFYKDLNRLRRAALSFGFHDLLDGISALLERECTLLPGTAHPEATLQLSHAARELKSTINKGHEHTIEPLKTDFKFQGLK; encoded by the coding sequence ATGCCTGTTATTGTTGCTGTTGATGCGTCTCTTTCTATGTGGCGCAATGTGTTTGAGGGCGAAGAAAAAAAGACAACGAGATTTAATATTGCAGAAGAATGCACAAACCAAATATTGGATCACGTTACCAGTAAGTTTAAGCTGGAAAGCATGGCGCTGTTATCTTGTTCGTCCAGTGTTACTGTACTAAGTGATTTTACAAGGGATCTCTCCATGCTAAAAAACGGATTGAAAGCGCTTAAGATTGGCGACAAGGCTGATTTTAGTTCGTTTGTAAACTATCTGAatcattttgttgtaaaaacttgGGGTCGAATGCAATCTTGCACTGTAATAGTTATCACTGATGGTGGGATTGTGTCTGTAGAAAGTCTAGATGCCCTCAAAAATgctcaaacaaaaaattctttgtttgaaTTTCCATGTAACTTACATTTCCTCTGCATTGAAACACTACAGAATTTGAAATTGAGTGGCAGCTATTATTTATTGCATGAAATATTGAAGATAAATGAAGATTTAGGTTCAGTTGTCCCACTACTTGAAACAAAAACCCCAGAAATGGGTTTGCCAGGCATGGTTGCGACATCTATtgacaaatttttaaacaatacattaaaaacttttgaaacaacATTAAGTTGTGGGAATCTTTCCAGTCGAATTTCAATTTTTCCCTCACCAAAAGCTCAAAAGTCGATCAACAGTTCATTAGAAGCTGAAATCTTTACagttaaagataaaataagtaTTGTTGGTTTTCTTAATATATCAGACATCAGAAACCCCCCTGTTTTATCCCGCCATCTTTTGCTGCCAATAACTCCAACAGAGGTAGAAGACATTTCAACCCATCCATCATTTAGTGTTGTATTGCATGGAAGTTTAAAAATGGAGAGTAAAGTTGCTCTGGTGAAATTAGCCACTGAATGGTTTGGCATCATCTATTCATGGGCGGACAGCAAAACTAAATCAAACTTGGTTTTATCCATACTCCCTGTAGGTTTGAACTGCATACCATGGCTGGGTAACTTCAACCAGCTAGCACCTGCTTCTATGTGGCCTGAAAGCTTATCCAGCAAGAAGCCCTCAATTCCCAGCTTCCCAGTTCAGTCGAAAAGGTTTATGAAAAGAAGTTATTCCCAACCAACTGTAGCGTGGACTCGTGCCACAGGGCTACAGACTGACGTGCAGAAAATTCTACGCAGCGCCAAAAAACTACCAGAAAAATCGCACGTTTTTTACAAAGATTTAAATCGCTTGCGACGTGCCGCTCTTTCTTTTGGTTTCCATGACTTACTAGATGGAATATCTGCGCTACTGGAGAGGGAGTGTACCTTGCTACCTGGAACAGCTCATCCAGAAGCCACCCTTCAACTTTCACATGCAGCTCGAGAACTGAAAAGCACGATAAATAAAGGACATGAGCACACTATTGAACCtttaaaaactgattttaagtttcaaggtttaaaataa